The following proteins come from a genomic window of SAR324 cluster bacterium:
- a CDS encoding transporter substrate-binding domain-containing protein, which produces MKKHISRALLALSCLFLLASPLQAQQSRLDSIKADGVLRVGTPGNWKPMSFRDPASNQYVGFDVDLVTKLAEDMGVKVEFVPTDWKSIAIAVADKYDISTSASLSPARALVAGYTNPYFRVADVPLVSQQNVDKFKDWDDLNKAGVKIAVTLGTVQEQRAAALFPNATIRKVEEPARDWQEVISGRADASMTSNTEAGNLASQYPELRVVPVTTAQNPTPIAMLVPRGDQQWINFVNHWIRLQNERGFFEELKAKWSLVD; this is translated from the coding sequence ATTAAGAAGCATATTTCCAGGGCACTACTTGCCCTGAGTTGTCTGTTCCTGTTGGCTTCGCCCCTGCAGGCACAACAGTCACGCCTGGATAGCATCAAGGCAGATGGAGTTCTTCGTGTTGGAACACCTGGGAATTGGAAGCCAATGAGTTTTCGAGATCCTGCTTCGAATCAATACGTGGGATTTGATGTGGATTTGGTGACTAAGTTAGCCGAAGACATGGGAGTCAAAGTAGAATTTGTACCCACAGATTGGAAAAGCATCGCAATCGCCGTAGCTGACAAATACGACATTTCGACAAGCGCCTCTCTCAGTCCAGCGCGTGCGTTGGTTGCTGGTTACACGAATCCTTACTTCCGAGTTGCTGATGTGCCCTTGGTCAGTCAGCAGAACGTCGATAAGTTCAAGGATTGGGATGATCTCAATAAAGCAGGTGTGAAGATTGCTGTAACTTTGGGCACCGTTCAGGAACAACGTGCTGCAGCACTCTTTCCCAATGCGACTATTCGCAAGGTCGAAGAGCCTGCTCGAGACTGGCAGGAGGTTATCTCAGGTAGAGCAGATGCTTCAATGACGAGCAACACGGAAGCTGGTAACTTGGCTTCACAGTATCCTGAGTTACGTGTAGTACCTGTAACGACTGCACAGAACCCAACCCCCATTGCTATGTTGGTTCCTCGTGGTGATCAACAGTGGATTAACTTTGTCAATCACTGGATTCGCTTGCAAAATGAACGAGGCTTCTTTGAGGAACTGAAAGCCAAGTGGTCCTTGGTCGACTGA